GGTGATGGAATGCCACACGCCGGGCGACCAGTTCCCGAACGTTTCGCACCGCCTCGCCGTGGCCGGTGTAGGCAATTTGCGGATTTAATGCGGCCATGCGGTTCATTTCACGCAAATAATCGCGCAAACGCTGTGGCCGCGTAGCCTCGCCGGACATGGGCGGTTCGAGAATGGGATTTGATGAAATATTTTTTAAGATATGGTCGTTTGAGATCAACGTGCGGCTCTGCGCGTGCCACAAGCAAACCAAGCCGCCGGCATGGCCGGGCGTGTGATACACGCTCCAATCGCAGCCGGCAAAATGGATTTTCTGGCCCTCGGGCAAAGGCTGAACCGGCAGGTGGGAATCGCGGAATTGCGTCAATGCCTCGCCGAGGTACAGCATGCGCTCAATCAACTCCTGCGGCACACCGTTCTGTTTCCAAAACCCCCGGTAGAACTGCGCGTGGTGTTTGCGCGTACTGGCATAGTCGTGCAACCAGGGCAGATTGTACGGATGCGCAAAAATTTTTGCATTGGATTGGGCCGCGATTTCCCCGGCCAGGCCGAGGTGATCGACATGATGGTGAGTAAGAATGATTTGCTTGAGATCAGCGAGGTTGTAGCCGAGCCGCGCCAATTCTTGGCTTAATGCGGCGCGCGTTGCTTCAGTTTTCGGGCCGGTGTCGATCAAAGTCAACGGCTCACCCTCAGCCAAATAAACATTGACCGGCCCAACCGGAAAAGGCGTCGGCAAAGAGATACAGTGAAGTTTCGTCATGATTGCATTGCATCCTTGCTTCTGCGATTTCTCGGCGTGGCTCCTCACTTCGCCCATTTTTTCGCGCCGGGCGCCGGTTGCCATTTCGATTTCGGCTCGAAATATTCCCACAACAAACGCGAGATGTTGCGCAGCAACACATAACCGGCGTTGTCATATTGCCAGCTCTCGTCTTCTT
This window of the Cytophagia bacterium CHB2 genome carries:
- a CDS encoding MBL fold metallo-hydrolase, which gives rise to MATGARREKMGEVRSHAEKSQKQGCNAIMTKLHCISLPTPFPVGPVNVYLAEGEPLTLIDTGPKTEATRAALSQELARLGYNLADLKQIILTHHHVDHLGLAGEIAAQSNAKIFAHPYNLPWLHDYASTRKHHAQFYRGFWKQNGVPQELIERMLYLGEALTQFRDSHLPVQPLPEGQKIHFAGCDWSVYHTPGHAGGLVCLWHAQSRTLISNDHILKNISSNPILEPPMSGEATRPQRLRDYLREMNRMAALNPQIAYTGHGEAVRNVRELVARRVAFHHRRAEAILSALGARTMSLWELTQGLFPALTNDADFFLAISEVQGHLDLLQNDQRIVETFHGEKVLWKRQA